One Nocardioides oleivorans DNA segment encodes these proteins:
- a CDS encoding MBL fold metallo-hydrolase produces the protein MFIAGFPAGPWGTNCYVVATGPGTECVVIDPGKDSADGVADVVREHGLKPVSVLVTHGHIDHMWCVAPVAGTYDATAWIHPSDRHLLTDPMSGMSRETTQMLLGGDYTWAEPDDVRELSDLAELELAGLRFVVDHTPGHTQGSVTFRTPYAQQDVSEVMFSGDLLFEGSIGRTDLPGGDHPTMLRSLTDKVLTLPDDVVVLPGHGNQTSIGRERATNPYLLDLQSHSGDQGNAGRVTRGL, from the coding sequence CCGGGCCGTGGGGCACCAACTGCTACGTCGTGGCGACCGGTCCCGGCACGGAGTGCGTCGTCATCGATCCCGGCAAGGACTCCGCCGACGGTGTCGCCGACGTCGTGCGCGAGCACGGGCTCAAGCCGGTCAGCGTCCTGGTCACCCACGGCCACATCGACCACATGTGGTGCGTGGCGCCGGTGGCCGGCACCTACGACGCGACGGCCTGGATCCACCCCAGCGACCGGCACCTGCTCACCGACCCGATGTCCGGCATGAGCCGGGAGACCACCCAGATGCTGCTCGGCGGCGACTACACCTGGGCCGAGCCGGACGACGTGCGCGAGCTCTCCGACCTCGCCGAGCTCGAGCTCGCCGGGCTGCGCTTCGTCGTGGACCACACGCCCGGGCACACCCAGGGCTCGGTGACCTTCCGGACGCCGTACGCCCAGCAGGACGTGTCCGAGGTGATGTTCTCCGGGGACCTGCTCTTCGAGGGCTCCATCGGTCGCACCGACCTGCCCGGCGGCGACCATCCGACGATGCTGCGCAGCCTCACCGACAAGGTGCTGACCCTGCCCGACGACGTCGTCGTGCTGCCCGGGCACGGCAACCAGACCTCCATCGGGCGCGAGCGTGCCACCAACCCCTACCTGCTCGACCTGCAGTCCCACTCCGGTGACCAGGGCAACGCGGGCCGGGTCACCCGAGGACTCTGA
- the hisS gene encoding histidine--tRNA ligase, protein MSKIAPLSGFPELLPAQRAVEREVIASVSRTFELHGFTNIETRVVEPVERLAKGGEVDKEIYVLQRIAAEPDAKADLGLHFDLTVPFARYVLEHAGHLEFPFRRFQVQPAWRGERPQEGRYRQFTQADVDIVGRDELPFHHDVEVMSVMVDALGRLPIPPVSFQFNNRKLIQGFYRGLGIDDVTDAIRVIDKLDKLPSDEVATMLVERVGTTPEQAQRCLELATIRVADTSFVDRVRSLGVSDELLDQGLEELAAVIEGCRAVAGDRVTVEANLRIARGLDYYTGTVVEIFMEGYERLKSVGGGGRYDALASDGRTTYPGVGVSFGVSRTLIPLVADGVLSGSRPVPSVALVALNTEDDRATSTAVAAALREREIACEVAPAPAKFGKQIRFAERRGIPYVWFVQADGSHQVKDIRSGEQVEADPATWSPPPADLRPTIISTATSSTSNEETDK, encoded by the coding sequence ATGAGCAAGATCGCCCCGCTGAGCGGGTTCCCCGAGCTGCTGCCTGCGCAGCGTGCCGTCGAGCGCGAGGTCATCGCGTCGGTGTCGCGCACGTTCGAGCTGCACGGCTTCACCAACATCGAGACGCGCGTCGTGGAGCCGGTCGAGCGCCTGGCCAAGGGAGGCGAGGTCGACAAGGAGATCTACGTCCTGCAGCGGATCGCCGCCGAGCCCGACGCCAAGGCCGACCTCGGCCTCCACTTCGACCTCACCGTGCCGTTCGCCCGCTACGTCCTCGAGCACGCCGGGCACCTCGAGTTCCCCTTCCGGCGCTTCCAGGTGCAGCCCGCCTGGCGCGGCGAGCGGCCGCAGGAGGGTCGCTACCGCCAGTTCACCCAGGCCGACGTCGACATCGTCGGGCGCGACGAGCTGCCCTTCCACCACGACGTCGAGGTGATGTCGGTGATGGTCGACGCCCTCGGCCGGCTGCCGATCCCGCCGGTGTCGTTCCAGTTCAACAACCGCAAGCTCATCCAGGGCTTCTACCGCGGGCTCGGCATCGACGACGTCACCGACGCCATCCGGGTCATCGACAAGCTCGACAAGCTGCCTTCCGACGAGGTCGCGACGATGCTCGTGGAGCGCGTCGGTACGACGCCGGAGCAGGCGCAGCGGTGCCTCGAGCTCGCCACCATCCGGGTGGCCGACACGTCGTTCGTCGACCGCGTCCGCAGCCTGGGGGTCAGCGACGAGCTGCTCGACCAGGGGCTCGAGGAGCTGGCCGCGGTGATCGAGGGCTGCCGGGCCGTTGCCGGCGACCGCGTCACCGTCGAGGCCAACCTGCGCATCGCGCGCGGCCTCGACTACTACACCGGCACCGTCGTGGAGATCTTCATGGAGGGCTACGAGCGCCTGAAGTCGGTCGGCGGGGGAGGGCGCTACGACGCGCTCGCCAGCGACGGCCGTACGACCTACCCCGGCGTCGGCGTGTCCTTCGGCGTCTCCCGCACGCTGATCCCGCTCGTCGCCGACGGCGTGCTGTCGGGCAGCCGGCCGGTCCCGAGCGTCGCCCTCGTCGCGCTCAACACCGAGGACGACCGGGCGACCAGCACCGCGGTCGCCGCCGCGCTCCGCGAGCGGGAGATCGCGTGCGAGGTCGCCCCTGCGCCTGCGAAGTTCGGCAAGCAGATCCGCTTCGCCGAGCGGCGCGGCATCCCCTACGTCTGGTTCGTCCAGGCCGACGGCAGCCACCAGGTCAAGGACATCCGCTCGGGGGAGCAGGTCGAGGCCGACCCGGCCACGTGGTCCCCGCCCCCGGCCGACCTCCGCCCCACCATCATCAGCACCGCCACCAGTTCCACCAGCAACGAGGAGACAGACAAGTGA
- the aspS gene encoding aspartate--tRNA ligase: MIRTHDAGALRATDVGQTVTLAGWVARRRDHGGVAFLDLREASGVVQVVVRDEAVAHSLRSEFCLKVTGEVVARKAGNENPNLATGEIEVVATEVEVLSTSDPLPFPIDDASGHKGGEVGEEARLKHRYLDLRRSGPNAALRLRSRINKAARDVLDERAFVEIETPTLTRSTPEGARDFLVPARLAPGSWYALPQSPQLFKQLLMVGGMERYYQIARCYRDEDFRADRQPEFTQLDIEMSFVDQEDVIELMESVLEAMWAQAGKTIQRPIPRMTYAEAMARYGSDKPDLRMGLELVDCTEYFADTTFRVFQADYVGAVVMPGGGSQPRRQFDAWQDWAKQRGAKGLAYVTIAEDGELGGPVAKNLTDAERDGLAAHVGAAPGDCIFFAAGPVRSSRALLGAARLEIGRRGDMLDDSQFAFTWVVDAPLFEPSSDAVASGDVAVGAGAWTAVHHAFTSPKAEFLDTFDTDPGSALAYAYDIVCNGNELGGGSIRIHRGDIQKRVFSVMGLGEDEAQEKFGFLLDAFKFGAPPHGGIAVGMDRIVALLAGTDSIRDVIAFPKSGGGYDPLTAAPAPITPEQRKEAGVDARPEPAGEQKASTAQA; the protein is encoded by the coding sequence GTGATCCGCACCCATGACGCCGGCGCCCTGCGCGCCACGGACGTCGGCCAGACCGTCACGCTCGCCGGGTGGGTGGCGCGGCGTCGCGACCACGGCGGGGTCGCGTTCCTGGACCTGCGCGAGGCCAGCGGCGTGGTGCAGGTCGTCGTCCGTGACGAGGCCGTCGCGCACAGCCTGCGCAGCGAGTTCTGCCTTAAGGTGACCGGCGAGGTCGTGGCCCGCAAGGCCGGCAACGAGAACCCCAACCTGGCCACCGGCGAGATCGAGGTCGTCGCGACCGAGGTCGAGGTGCTCTCCACCTCCGACCCGCTGCCCTTCCCGATCGACGACGCGTCCGGCCACAAGGGCGGCGAGGTCGGCGAGGAGGCGCGCCTCAAGCACCGCTACCTCGACCTGCGCCGCTCCGGCCCCAACGCCGCCCTGCGCCTGCGGAGCAGGATCAACAAGGCCGCCCGCGACGTGCTCGACGAGCGCGCCTTCGTCGAGATCGAGACCCCCACGCTGACCCGCTCGACGCCGGAGGGTGCCCGCGACTTCCTGGTGCCCGCGCGACTCGCGCCCGGCAGCTGGTACGCCCTGCCCCAGAGCCCGCAGCTGTTCAAGCAGCTGCTGATGGTCGGCGGCATGGAGCGCTACTACCAGATCGCGCGCTGCTACCGCGACGAGGACTTCCGCGCCGACCGCCAGCCCGAGTTCACCCAGCTCGACATCGAGATGAGCTTCGTGGACCAGGAGGACGTCATCGAGCTGATGGAGAGCGTCCTCGAGGCGATGTGGGCGCAGGCCGGCAAGACGATCCAGCGGCCGATCCCGCGGATGACCTACGCCGAGGCGATGGCGAGGTACGGCTCCGACAAGCCCGACCTGCGCATGGGCCTCGAGCTCGTCGACTGCACGGAGTACTTCGCCGACACCACGTTCCGGGTCTTCCAGGCCGACTACGTGGGTGCGGTCGTCATGCCCGGCGGCGGCAGCCAGCCGCGTCGGCAGTTCGACGCCTGGCAGGACTGGGCCAAGCAGCGCGGGGCCAAGGGCCTGGCCTACGTCACGATCGCCGAGGACGGCGAGCTCGGCGGCCCGGTGGCCAAGAACCTCACCGACGCCGAGCGCGACGGCCTCGCGGCGCACGTCGGCGCAGCACCCGGTGACTGCATCTTCTTCGCGGCCGGCCCGGTCAGGAGCAGCCGGGCGCTGCTCGGCGCGGCCCGGCTCGAGATCGGTCGTCGCGGCGACATGCTCGACGACTCGCAGTTCGCCTTCACCTGGGTCGTCGACGCGCCGCTCTTCGAGCCCAGCTCCGACGCGGTCGCCAGCGGCGACGTGGCCGTCGGCGCCGGCGCCTGGACGGCCGTGCACCACGCGTTCACCAGCCCGAAGGCCGAGTTCCTCGACACCTTCGACACCGACCCCGGCAGCGCGCTGGCCTACGCCTACGACATCGTCTGCAACGGCAACGAGCTCGGCGGCGGGTCGATCCGTATCCACCGCGGTGACATCCAGAAGCGGGTCTTCTCGGTGATGGGGCTCGGCGAGGACGAGGCGCAGGAGAAGTTCGGCTTCCTGCTCGACGCGTTCAAGTTCGGCGCACCGCCGCACGGCGGCATCGCGGTCGGCATGGACCGCATCGTCGCGCTGCTGGCCGGCACCGACTCGATCCGCGACGTGATCGCCTTCCCGAAGTCCGGTGGCGGCTACGACCCGCTCACGGCCGCGCCCGCGCCGATCACGCCCGAGCAGCGCAAGGAGGCCGGCGTGGACGCGCGGCCCGAGCCCGCAGGCGAGCAGAAGGCGTCGACGGCCCAGGCCTGA
- a CDS encoding ABC transporter permease: MGPPDGCRPRTGNDNLAYWLYGCRISLLIAASATLVASVVGVVVGLLAGFLGGMVDKILSFFIDVFLTVPFLLAALTLAPILNERFALYDSYPTIQKTSLIIVLSIFGWMGTARLIRGEVLALREREFVQAARVMGMPTSRILFKELLPNLAAPIIISVSLMLPSFVALEAGLAYLGIGVTDGVSWGQTILQAATPTYFREYPQFLWQPLLGIVALVLSLNLLGDAIRDALDPKTRR, from the coding sequence GTGGGACCACCCGATGGGTGTCGCCCCCGCACCGGCAACGACAACCTGGCCTACTGGCTCTACGGCTGCCGGATCTCGCTGCTGATCGCGGCCAGCGCCACGCTCGTGGCGAGCGTCGTCGGCGTGGTCGTGGGCCTGCTCGCCGGCTTCCTCGGCGGCATGGTCGACAAGATCCTGTCGTTCTTCATCGACGTGTTCCTCACGGTCCCGTTCCTGCTGGCCGCGCTGACCCTCGCCCCGATCCTCAACGAGCGGTTCGCCCTCTACGACAGCTACCCGACGATCCAGAAGACCAGCCTGATCATCGTGCTCTCGATCTTCGGCTGGATGGGCACCGCCCGCCTGATCCGCGGTGAGGTGCTCGCCCTCCGCGAGCGCGAGTTCGTCCAGGCCGCCCGGGTGATGGGCATGCCCACCTCGCGCATCCTGTTCAAGGAGCTGCTGCCCAACCTCGCGGCGCCGATCATCATCAGCGTCTCGCTCATGCTGCCCAGCTTCGTGGCGCTCGAGGCGGGCCTGGCCTACCTCGGCATCGGCGTGACCGACGGCGTGTCGTGGGGCCAGACGATCCTCCAGGCCGCGACCCCGACCTACTTCCGTGAGTACCCGCAGTTCCTGTGGCAGCCGTTGCTCGGCATCGTCGCGCTGGTGCTCTCCCTCAACCTGCTGGGTGACGCGATCCGCGACGCCCTCGACCCCAAGACCCGACGCTGA
- a CDS encoding ABC transporter substrate-binding protein: MKRNKPLALVAGAALLTLAACGGGSSDDGGTGSGTQREFGDQEGGTKDPERTGPAADIEGAAAGGTITVYLPGDPGPDTLDPTAGWSVTGNSIQQALTSRSLTQYARDENGQPVLVPDLATDLGTPNDDYTEWTFTIRDDATWEDGKPVTAEEVAFGICRSLDSEAFPSGAGTEYSKTYFEGAADYEGPYTGKDPNCDKWDGISVDGQDITITMATPFPDMDYWGAFMAMGPAPLGNASKPPNYGQKPLSNGPYKVDSYKPNEELVLVKNDQWSADSDPARHQYADEFVFKFNQDQAKVDEIMLSDNSDSQTAVSTGLGSDKYNDANGQLGDRLVQQTSQCVSTLTPDYTKITDINVRKALAYAYPYEDVWIAGGEVPGVTRIPANSVMPPGMAGKKDFQVDGEQITYDPEKAKELLAEAGYGDDKPFDISMIYYEVDPLAKATQDQITKGFEASGFKVKAIPVQESPYNIWLDPDNKVNKTLNLRGVNWCSDWPAGSTMLPPLLKGGAVYNTAQFDEASVNDEMANIATLPLEDQADAWGALDEKIMTDYFPIIPTAFRNDLFVFGTKVGNPTGDGSIGAPNYKDLFVMQ, from the coding sequence ATGAAGCGGAACAAGCCGCTTGCACTCGTTGCTGGTGCTGCTCTTCTGACCCTCGCTGCCTGTGGCGGCGGGTCGTCGGACGACGGTGGCACCGGCTCGGGCACGCAGCGTGAATTCGGCGACCAGGAGGGTGGCACCAAGGACCCCGAGCGCACCGGACCTGCTGCTGACATCGAAGGCGCGGCCGCTGGTGGCACCATCACGGTGTACCTGCCGGGCGACCCCGGTCCCGACACGCTCGACCCCACCGCGGGTTGGTCCGTCACGGGCAACTCGATCCAGCAGGCGCTCACCAGCCGCTCGCTGACCCAGTACGCCCGCGACGAGAACGGCCAGCCCGTGCTGGTCCCGGACCTCGCGACCGACCTGGGCACGCCCAACGACGACTACACCGAGTGGACCTTCACGATCCGCGACGACGCGACGTGGGAGGACGGCAAGCCCGTCACCGCCGAAGAGGTCGCGTTCGGCATCTGCCGCTCGCTCGACTCCGAGGCGTTCCCCTCCGGTGCCGGCACCGAGTACTCCAAGACGTACTTCGAGGGTGCTGCGGACTACGAGGGCCCCTACACCGGCAAGGACCCGAACTGCGACAAGTGGGACGGCATCTCGGTCGACGGCCAGGACATCACCATCACGATGGCCACCCCGTTCCCGGACATGGACTACTGGGGCGCCTTCATGGCGATGGGCCCGGCCCCGCTGGGCAACGCCTCCAAGCCCCCGAACTACGGCCAGAAGCCGCTGTCCAACGGCCCCTACAAGGTCGACAGCTACAAGCCCAACGAGGAGCTCGTCCTCGTCAAGAACGACCAGTGGTCCGCTGACTCCGACCCGGCCCGTCACCAGTACGCCGACGAGTTCGTGTTCAAGTTCAACCAGGACCAGGCCAAGGTCGACGAGATCATGCTCTCGGACAACTCCGACAGCCAGACCGCCGTCTCGACCGGCCTCGGCTCGGACAAGTACAACGACGCCAACGGCCAGCTGGGTGACCGCCTGGTGCAGCAGACGTCGCAGTGTGTCTCCACGCTGACGCCGGACTACACCAAGATCACCGACATCAACGTCCGCAAGGCGCTCGCCTACGCGTACCCGTACGAGGACGTCTGGATCGCCGGCGGCGAGGTTCCCGGCGTGACCCGCATCCCGGCCAACTCGGTCATGCCCCCCGGCATGGCGGGCAAGAAGGACTTCCAGGTCGACGGTGAGCAGATCACCTACGACCCGGAGAAGGCCAAGGAGCTCCTGGCCGAGGCCGGCTACGGCGACGACAAGCCCTTCGACATCTCGATGATCTACTACGAGGTCGACCCGCTGGCCAAGGCCACGCAGGACCAGATCACCAAGGGCTTCGAGGCCTCCGGCTTCAAGGTCAAGGCCATCCCGGTCCAGGAGTCGCCCTACAACATCTGGCTCGACCCCGACAACAAGGTCAACAAGACGCTCAACCTCCGTGGCGTCAACTGGTGCTCGGACTGGCCCGCCGGTTCGACCATGCTCCCGCCGCTGCTGAAGGGTGGTGCCGTCTACAACACCGCCCAGTTCGACGAGGCCTCGGTCAACGACGAGATGGCCAACATCGCGACGCTGCCGCTCGAGGACCAGGCTGACGCCTGGGGCGCGCTGGACGAGAAGATCATGACGGACTACTTCCCGATCATCCCGACCGCGTTCCGCAACGACCTGTTCGTCTTCGGCACCAAGGTCGGCAACCCGACCGGCGACGGATCCATCGGTGCGCCGAACTACAAGGACCTGTTCGTCATGCAGTGA
- a CDS encoding ABC transporter permease: MFAYVVKRLISGVLVVTLVSMAIFLLFWFGPSSPAQPICDRETSNRCTAAKLDVYEKTLGYNNPVYEEYGKYVKGIFVGRTLTIASNDYECSAPCLGVSYRTKQPVKEELVSRMPATFSVAIGGAFLYLLFGVPIGVAAARRRGTVADKALVSSFLFISSIPYYLFALLTWLYLTITFQVPVFSDTGYFKLTDDPVKWFTGLFLAWVALGIFGCTQYTRFTRGAMVEALSEDYIRTAKAKGLPARTIVYKHGLRAALVPVVTIFGIDFGTLLAGTIFTERIFEIQGIGYWSLQAVQGRDLPVVQATALFSAVVLIIANLLVDVVYSVLDPRVRLS, translated from the coding sequence ATGTTCGCGTATGTCGTGAAGCGGCTGATCTCGGGAGTCCTCGTCGTGACCTTGGTCTCGATGGCGATCTTCCTGCTGTTCTGGTTCGGCCCCTCGAGTCCCGCGCAGCCCATCTGTGACCGTGAGACCAGCAACCGCTGCACGGCGGCGAAGCTGGACGTCTACGAGAAGACCCTGGGTTACAACAACCCGGTCTACGAGGAGTACGGAAAGTACGTCAAGGGCATCTTCGTGGGCCGCACGCTCACCATTGCCTCCAACGACTACGAGTGCTCCGCCCCCTGCCTCGGGGTCAGCTACCGAACCAAGCAGCCGGTCAAGGAGGAGCTGGTCTCGCGCATGCCCGCGACCTTCTCCGTGGCCATCGGCGGTGCGTTCCTCTACCTCCTGTTCGGTGTCCCCATCGGCGTCGCGGCAGCGCGACGACGCGGCACCGTGGCCGACAAGGCCCTGGTCTCGAGCTTCTTGTTCATCAGCTCGATCCCCTACTACCTCTTCGCGCTGCTGACCTGGCTCTACCTGACGATCACGTTCCAGGTGCCGGTCTTCAGCGACACCGGCTACTTCAAGCTCACCGACGATCCCGTGAAGTGGTTCACCGGGCTCTTCCTCGCCTGGGTGGCGCTCGGCATCTTCGGGTGCACGCAGTACACGCGATTCACGCGAGGAGCGATGGTCGAGGCCCTCAGCGAGGACTACATCCGCACCGCGAAGGCCAAGGGCCTGCCGGCCCGCACGATCGTCTACAAGCACGGACTGCGTGCGGCACTGGTGCCGGTCGTGACCATCTTCGGCATCGACTTCGGCACCCTGCTCGCCGGCACGATCTTCACCGAGCGGATCTTCGAGATCCAGGGCATCGGGTACTGGAGCCTCCAGGCCGTCCAGGGTCGTGACCTGCCGGTCGTCCAGGCGACGGCACTGTTCAGCGCCGTCGTCCTGATCATCGCCAACCTGCTCGTGGACGTCGTCTACAGCGTTCTCGACCCGAGGGTGAGGCTCTCGTGA
- a CDS encoding ABC transporter ATP-binding protein has translation MTPSSAAATDPEGPYLQVEDLRVTFPTQDGPVTAVSGLTYSVEKGKTLGIVGESGSGKSVSSMAVMGLHDAKSAKIEGSIRVGGTEVVGLGESRMRALRGNSMAMIFQDALAALHPFYKIGKQLEEAYLVHHSSASKRDARRKAIEMLDRVGIPQPDRRVDDFPHQFSGGMRQRAMIAMGLINDPSLLIADEPTTALDVTVQAQILDLLQDLQREFNSAVIIITHDLGVIAEMADDVLVMYAGRCVEFGTTKQILTSPEMPYTWGLLSSIPDVHASTDARLIPIPGNPPSLLRPPSGCSFHPRCVHSDKVAGDLCSTERPELLPASSGTAHLKRCHLADPVGVYQTEVLPEIAPELVQETR, from the coding sequence ATGACCCCGTCCTCCGCTGCGGCGACCGACCCCGAGGGCCCCTACCTCCAGGTCGAGGACCTCCGCGTGACCTTCCCGACCCAGGACGGTCCGGTGACCGCCGTGAGCGGCCTGACCTACTCGGTCGAGAAGGGCAAGACGCTCGGCATCGTCGGTGAGTCCGGCTCCGGGAAGTCCGTGTCGAGCATGGCCGTGATGGGCCTGCACGACGCGAAGTCGGCGAAGATCGAGGGCTCGATCCGCGTCGGCGGCACCGAGGTCGTCGGGCTGGGCGAGTCCCGGATGCGCGCCCTGCGCGGCAACTCGATGGCGATGATCTTCCAGGACGCCCTCGCGGCCCTGCACCCGTTCTACAAGATCGGCAAGCAGCTGGAGGAGGCCTACCTGGTCCACCACTCCAGCGCCTCCAAGCGCGACGCCCGGCGCAAGGCGATCGAGATGCTCGACCGTGTCGGCATCCCGCAGCCCGACCGCCGCGTCGACGACTTCCCGCACCAGTTCTCCGGCGGCATGCGGCAGCGCGCGATGATCGCGATGGGCCTGATCAACGACCCGTCGCTGCTGATCGCCGACGAGCCGACGACCGCTCTCGACGTGACCGTCCAGGCGCAGATCCTCGACCTGCTCCAGGACCTCCAGCGCGAGTTCAACTCCGCGGTCATCATCATCACCCACGACCTCGGCGTGATCGCCGAGATGGCCGACGACGTGCTCGTGATGTATGCCGGTCGGTGCGTGGAGTTCGGCACGACCAAGCAGATCCTCACCTCGCCGGAGATGCCCTACACGTGGGGCCTGCTGTCGAGCATCCCCGACGTCCACGCGTCGACCGACGCGCGACTGATCCCCATCCCCGGCAACCCGCCCAGCCTGCTGCGGCCGCCGTCCGGATGTTCCTTCCACCCCCGGTGCGTGCACTCCGACAAGGTCGCCGGCGACCTCTGCAGCACCGAGCGACCCGAGCTGCTGCCGGCCAGCTCCGGCACGGCGCACCTCAAGCGGTGCCACCTCGCCGACCCCGTCGGGGTCTACCAGACCGAGGTGCTGCCCGAGATCGCCCCCGAGCTCGTCCAGGAGACCCGATGA
- a CDS encoding ABC transporter ATP-binding protein → MYFPVKSSGVVRRTIGHVQAVDGISFEVPKGGSLGLVGESGCGKSTTGRLITRLYKPTGGSMMFEGQDLAKLSNSQMKPLRRDVQMIFQDPYTSLNPRHTVGTIVGAPLEVHKIVPKNKVLPRVQELLEVVGLNPEHYNRYPNEFSGGQRQRIGIARALTLNPKVLVADEPVSALDVSIQAQVVNLLQDIQTEFDVAFLFIAHDLAIVRHFCPEIAVMYLGKIVEIGDRETIYSHPHHPYTQALLSAVPDVKQAAVGGRRERIRLEGDVPSPINPPSGCRFRTRCQFAQEICAKVEPPLLQIGKRHKVACHFAGELGAHPATPVTTGILGVDDQGSSIPGATPTTRLSVPGFEKTWYDLKTKQTAGA, encoded by the coding sequence ATGTACTTCCCGGTGAAGTCGTCGGGGGTCGTGCGACGCACGATCGGCCACGTCCAGGCCGTCGACGGCATCTCGTTCGAGGTCCCCAAGGGCGGCTCCCTCGGTCTCGTCGGCGAGTCCGGCTGTGGCAAGTCGACCACCGGTCGCCTCATCACCCGGCTCTACAAGCCGACCGGCGGCTCGATGATGTTCGAGGGCCAGGACCTGGCGAAGCTGTCCAACAGCCAGATGAAGCCGCTGCGCCGTGACGTGCAGATGATCTTCCAGGACCCCTACACCTCGCTCAACCCGCGGCACACGGTCGGCACGATCGTCGGTGCGCCCCTCGAGGTGCACAAGATCGTCCCCAAGAACAAGGTGCTCCCGCGCGTCCAGGAGCTGCTCGAGGTCGTCGGCCTCAACCCCGAGCACTACAACCGCTACCCCAACGAGTTCTCCGGGGGTCAGCGCCAGCGCATCGGCATCGCCCGGGCACTGACGCTGAACCCCAAGGTCCTCGTCGCCGACGAGCCGGTCTCCGCGCTCGACGTGTCGATCCAGGCGCAGGTGGTCAACCTGCTCCAGGACATCCAGACCGAGTTCGACGTGGCGTTCCTCTTCATCGCCCACGACCTCGCGATCGTGCGTCACTTCTGCCCCGAGATCGCCGTGATGTACCTCGGCAAGATCGTGGAGATCGGCGACCGCGAGACGATCTACTCCCACCCGCACCACCCCTACACCCAGGCGCTGCTGTCGGCCGTGCCCGACGTGAAGCAGGCCGCGGTGGGCGGTCGTCGCGAGCGGATCCGCCTCGAGGGCGACGTGCCGAGCCCGATCAACCCGCCGTCCGGCTGCCGGTTCCGCACCCGCTGCCAGTTCGCCCAGGAGATCTGCGCGAAGGTCGAGCCGCCGCTGCTCCAGATCGGCAAGCGGCACAAGGTCGCCTGCCACTTCGCCGGTGAGCTGGGCGCCCACCCGGCCACCCCGGTGACCACGGGGATCCTCGGCGTCGACGACCAGGGCAGCTCGATCCCCGGTGCCACGCCGACGACGCGGCTGTCGGTCCCGGGCTTCGAGAAGACCTGGTACGACCTGAAGACCAAGCAGACCGCCGGAGCCTGA